From one Lycium ferocissimum isolate CSIRO_LF1 chromosome 5, AGI_CSIRO_Lferr_CH_V1, whole genome shotgun sequence genomic stretch:
- the LOC132057911 gene encoding uncharacterized protein LOC132057911: MASNDQESRIPLKLLVDDKKNKVIAAEANRDFVDILFSFLTFPIGTIIRLTNSHPMSKTSPIFTCMNNLYHSVENLSVKHLYSENCKSVLLNPRNPCIEDCFKLKVQIDDSVSNKYFKCSNEYFCSFKSWVVNVKCCCGGRTSKEIFSDIRNPTNDYSGVFLRGGIEFIISDDLKVLPGSPSSLLQLFSDLGYNYMSQIREMHVEVGKEEILRLLTCSLISKSPLTEVFLNKQGVDKNTMPEPRISQVFPDVETRNDCKMNLKLILSESRNKILYAEAKDSFVDFLFSFLTFPIGSVIATINGISGLGCIGNLYKSVTDLESEWNYYGQSRLLNAGVAPRHKCLNELLPITVVLEDYHLLDPRSINVGQDSEFGRLTMSPSLFIVSDNLEVTPMCSTSSFGLLKELNVPLCDMEEQVISIGKAEAQCLLQAALIGSSSALTLALSSFLKMKQEKD, encoded by the exons ATGGCTTCTAATGATCAAGAATCCAGAATTCCCCTGAAGCTTTTGGTAGAtgataagaaaaataaagttattgCTGCTGAAGCCAACAGGGATTTTGTGGATATATTATTCAGTTTTCTCACGTTTCCAATTGGAACAATAATCAGACTAACCAACAGCCATCCAATGTCAAAGACTAGTCCAATTTTTACATGTATGAACAATTTATACCATAGTGTTGAAAACCTTAGTGTTAAGCATCTTTATTCAGAAAATTGCAAGTCAGTCCTTTTAAATCCAAGAAATCCATGCATAGAAGATTGCTTCAAGTTGAAAGTGCAGATAGATGATTCTGTTTCCAACAAGTACTTCAAGTGCTCTAATGAATACTTCTGCTCATTTAAGAGCTGGGTGGTCAATGTTAAATGTTGTTGTGGAGGAAGGACAAGTAAGGAGATATTCTCAGATATTAGAAATCCAACAAATGATTATTCAGGTGTTTTTCTGAGGGGAGGAATAGAGTTTATAATCAGTGATGATTTAAAAGTGTTGCCTGGTTCTCCAAGTTCTCTTTTACAATTATTTTCTGATCTTGGCTACAACTACATGAGTCAGATAAGGGAGATGCATGTGGAAGTTGGCAAGGAGGAG ATATTACGACTGCTCACTTGTTCATTGATCTCAAAATCTCCTTTAACTGAGGTGTTTCTGAACAAGCAAGGAGTTGACAAAAACACCATGCCTGAGCCAAGAATTTCACAAGTGTTTCCTGACGTTGAAACCAGGAACGACTGTAAAATGAACCTGAAGCTAATATTAAGCGAGTCTAGAAACAAGATACTGTATGCTGAAGCAAAGGATTCGTTTGTTGATTTTCTGTTCAGTTTCCTCACTTTTCCCATTGGTTCAGTAATTGCTACCATAAATGGGATTTCTGGACTAGGATGCATAGGaaacttgtataaaagtgtGACAGATTTGGAGTCCGAATGGAATTATTATGGCCAAAGCAGATTACTCAACGCTGGCGTTGCACCGAGACATAAATGCCTGAATGAGTTGCTTCCGATTACTGTAGTACTTGAAGATTATCATCTTTTAGATCCCAGGAGCATAAATGTTGGCCAAGACAGTGAATTTGGCAGATTAACAATGTCGCCTTCCTTGTTCATTGTTTCAGACAATTTAGAAGTTACACCTATGTGTTCTACATCAAGTTTTGGCTTACTCAAAGAATTAAATGTGCCCTTGTGTGACATGGAAGAGCAAGTGATCTCCATTGGTAAGGCAGAG GCGCAGTGCTTGCTGCAGGCGGCTTTAATCGGGTCATCATCTGCCTTAACACTTGCCTTGAGCTCTTTCTTGAAAATGAAGCAAGAGAAGGACTAA